CATCTTTCAGTTCTTTCTCCCATCCTGCAACGTAATCATACACTAACTTTGAGACGTTGGTATTATTGCAGACCACGATAAACACGGGCGGAGTTGATCCTTGCGCACGAGCTTCCATGTTCTGTTCCCACTTTCTATAATATTTTTCATAATTCAAATAAAGACTTTGGAGTGCTCCTTCCAATTCGGCAGGAAGATTTGGTTCTCCGGTGAGCGTATCTGTTCCTCGTCCTTTTTTCGGAAGGTTTTCGCGAATACGCAGCCATAAATCTCGATACATCGGCTGATCTCCGACCATTGCATTATCTGAAATGGGTACTCGCGGTACTTTTACGATCCCTGATTCAATCGCATCGATCAATGAGAAATCGGAAATAACCCAAGGGAATAGTGTTCCTTCAGAGTAACCTGAACCACGGAGAAAGAACGGCGTTGCAGAAAGATCATAGACGACCTTCACCCCGAGCTTTGCCTTGACCGCTTCGATACCCGAAATCCAAATGCGAGCTTCCTCTTCGCGCTTTTCTGCCTCTTTCCGTTCATCACCTTTGAGCGCTTCCTCTTCTCCGTCTGTTTTGCGGCGATAACAATGGTGCGCTTCATCATTAATGACAATGATATTCTTTTTACTTCCAAGCTCACGACACACTCTCCGCACCATCTGGTCAGGAGTTTCAGTAAATGCACTTGTATCTCCCTTATTCAAAATATCTTTTGTAAGTTTTCCTGCTGCAATTTTCTCACGGAACTTGAATGCATGAAAGTTTGTGACAATGATCTTTGCTTTGCCAAGCTCGTCAAGCATATCGGACGGAATGATGTCCATTGTTCGATAATAATTCAGCGGATCGCTTGGAAGGAGAACGCGAAGCCGATCTTTGATAGTAATGCCGGGAGTAATAATCAAAAATGTATCTGTGAAGAGCGGATCTTGAGAATTCGCAATTTTGTTCAAGGTTTGCCATGCAATCAACATCGCCATGACAACGGTTTTTCCGGATCCGGTTGCCATCTTGACAGCCATGCGATAAAGAAGCGGATTTGCTTCGGCATTCGTCGTCCGCAAAAGATTTTCTATCCACGTGTCGCCGTACTTGTTTGCGACTTCTGTGATATAGATTGCAGTTTCAACAGCTTCAATCTGACAGAAAAAAAGTTTTTTACTTCTATCTTCTCTTTGCCAATATTCTAGCAACCGGCGTGATACTTTTGTTATTCCTTGATATCCACCGTTCCTCCATTTACCAACTTTCTCTCGAATTCGATTGATCTCATCATTAGCTTTAATACGATCTTGCGTCCATTCCGTATCGAAGGCAAGCTGGTTTTTCCCCTTCTTGCGTGGCTGGGCTATAGGAATGAAATAGGAACTCTTGCGGCGCTCTTCAATAATTTCGTTTGTGATACCTTCGTCAGTGAATCGAAAGTGTCGTTTTGGTTCGGAGTAAGGTGAATTTATTATGGGGTTTTCGATTACGACGCTAGGCATATCGTTTAGGCTTATTCGTTAAGAAAGTTTCCAAGTAGGTTTGGCACTAATTCCCTATCAGCATACTCACAAAATGTAGCCAATAAGTTCGTGTGTTGCAACGATAATAGAAATTGAAGGAAAAAGAAGAAATGAGAAATTCATTGTCTTTGCAGACCAAGTATTTCCAACATAATACAGAATAACAAAAAAGCCAGACTCATAATAAATCTGGCTTTTCGCATTCTGTTTAGAATTTTATTTTATACTCAGTAGAGACGTTCAATTTTTACCCGCCGGTTGTGTGGCGGGGAACGTCTCTACATTAATCCTCGTTTTTTC
Above is a window of Ignavibacteriales bacterium DNA encoding:
- a CDS encoding DEAD/DEAH box helicase family protein, whose amino-acid sequence is MPSVVIENPIINSPYSEPKRHFRFTDEGITNEIIEERRKSSYFIPIAQPRKKGKNQLAFDTEWTQDRIKANDEINRIREKVGKWRNGGYQGITKVSRRLLEYWQREDRSKKLFFCQIEAVETAIYITEVANKYGDTWIENLLRTTNAEANPLLYRMAVKMATGSGKTVVMAMLIAWQTLNKIANSQDPLFTDTFLIITPGITIKDRLRVLLPSDPLNYYRTMDIIPSDMLDELGKAKIIVTNFHAFKFREKIAAGKLTKDILNKGDTSAFTETPDQMVRRVCRELGSKKNIIVINDEAHHCYRRKTDGEEEALKGDERKEAEKREEEARIWISGIEAVKAKLGVKVVYDLSATPFFLRGSGYSEGTLFPWVISDFSLIDAIESGIVKVPRVPISDNAMVGDQPMYRDLWLRIRENLPKKGRGTDTLTGEPNLPAELEGALQSLYLNYEKYYRKWEQNMEARAQGSTPPVFIVVCNNTNVSKLVYDYVAGWEKELKDGSKIAVPGKLTLFSNEDHGRWSARPNTILVDSAQLESGEAMSDEFKKIAANEIEEFKAEYHTRFPGRDAENLTDEDILREVMNTVGKSGKLGEQIKCVISVSMLTEGWDANTVTHILGVRAFGTQLLCEQVVGRGLRRKSYTPDDQGMFQPEYAEVYGVPFSFIPSAGSAVDPKPGPTPTRVHALEDRLVCEITFPRLTGYRYELPAEKLQAHFTDDSTMILSTADIPTSTENAPIVGEKSIHTLDELKQHREQEVVFRLSKLVLERFFKDAENNSKPWLFPQLLVITKEWLTKYVVCKDNAFPQLLIFIENENQAAQKIYHAIVNGDQGSKRLMPILQPYDTIGSTRYVDFDTTRSTYRTHENKCHISDVVLHSGWEAKMAQTLEDMEEVVCYVKNHNLGFTIPYTSGGQEHNYIPDFIVHIDDGKGSDDVLNLIIEVTGEKDTDKETKVSTARSLWIPAVNNYGEFGRWAFVEILDPWDAQKELRVICKI